Proteins from a single region of Lampris incognitus isolate fLamInc1 chromosome 16, fLamInc1.hap2, whole genome shotgun sequence:
- the med6 gene encoding mediator of RNA polymerase II transcription subunit 6, with product MRQPVYVMASVDLRDNLLGISWVDSGWVPILNHGNVLDYFSERSNPFYDRTCNNEVVKMQRLTLEHLNQMIGVEYILLHAQEPILYIIRKQQRQSPSQVIPLADYYIIAGVVYQAPDLGTVIGSRVLSAVHGIQSAFDEAMSYCRYHPSKGYWWHFKDQEEREKTKPKSKKKEEPSSLFQRQRVDTLLLDLRSKFPPTFYQPKPGEKPIPVEVKKEPEPPTETVKQEEREPATKSSAPAPPSKAPPEKRARLQ from the exons ACAACCTCCTGGGAATATCCTGGGTCGATAGCGGATGGGTGCCGATATTGAACCATGGCAATGTGCTGGACTATTTTTCCGAGCGAAGCAACCCATTCTATGACCGAACCTGCAATAACGAAGTGGTAAAGATGCAGCGTCTCACACTGGAGCACCTGAA CCAGATGATTGGAGTTGAATATATTCTTCTTCATGCTCAGGAGCCAATTCTATACATAATCCGTAAGCAACAGAGGCAGTCACCTTCACAAG TGATACCCTTAGCTGACTACTACATCATAGCAGGAGTGGTGTATCAAGCTCCTGACTTGGGAACAGTTATTGGCTCCAGAGTG CTTTCTGCTGTCCATGGAATCCAGTCAGCGTTTGATGAGGCCATGTCCTATTGTCGCTACCACCCGTCCAAGGGATACTGGTGGCACTTCAAAGACCAGGAAGAAAGAG AAAAAACTAAGCCAAAGTCTAAGAAGAAGGAGGAGCCCAGTTCACTATTTCAGAGGCAGCGTGTTGACACACTTCTGTTGGACCTCAGGTCAAAGTTTCCCCCAACCTTTTATCAG CCCAAGCCTGGCGAGAAACCTATTCCAG TTGAGGTAAAGAAGGAGCCTGAACCTCCCACAGAAACGGTGAAACAGGAAGAGAGGGAGCCCGCCACCAAGTCCTCGGCCCCGGCACCCCCGAGCAAAGCGCCCCCTGAGAAACGGGCGAGGCTACAGTGA